catattcttcggcagctaggacctgggtccatctgtcattgagtgtatcctgttcggcttggagctgttgctgcttcttttttaggcttctcgcagttgcgattagttggcgcttaaagcgctcctgctcgatgggttcctctggcatgatgaaatcttcgttgccgaggctgacATCATCCTCTGAGACCGGTAGATGTTGCTATCTACGAATCCACGTTCCCGACCAGATCGTCGGGGTTAACTTGCTCCTCCTCCCCATCATCCTGTTCGGATGAGGGCTCGACGGGGGCTTCGCGGTCTTCAGCGTTctctggagtgttattgtctccggtgccggtattactgtctTTTTCACGACTCAATTTTGAGCGGTGTCGCTGGCGTCGACGCTTCGGTGGTGCCTCAGCAGGTttgtcctcaaccggatccttCCTGCCTTCGCCGtcattctctttgggtgtatccaccatatacacgtcgtatgtggaggtggtcgtccaacgcccggtaaacggcgggtcttggccttgttcgtctccggcatcatcgtccatgtcgTTGATGTCTTCGAAGGTGTAATCCagtatgtcggttaagtcctcgatggtggctatgaagtgggtggtgggtggaacgtaaaattccctgctctcaacCCTTAatccgggctgggcgtagttcaGAGGTGATCCCTCTGTAATGGCGAGCGATCACATTAAGTCTAGAGCCTCGTTTAATGGCGAGGATTGGACGGGGAAATGAGAGTCCGCAGAGCTAGCCAGGGCAAAAGCCTCCTGGCCATGCTCACTTGGTGTGGACTTTGAGAATTCGGAGCTAGAGTCCGGGGTGAGTCCAGCTTTTCAATGGTACGGGGAACACAGTCTGACTCCGGGCTTGCCGAGGACACAATCGCCTCCGGATCTCTGATAGAGAGCTTCATAGCAGAGAGTCTGGCGGGCTccaaactcccatcttcggacccGGCAGTTTGCTCCGGATCGAAGGCCAGAGCGGTGGTCGGGGCcacgaacccttcgaagatcaagtctcctcgaatatcagcgacataattcagactcccaaaactgatctgatgaccaggggcatagctgccGATCTGTTCGAGGTGGCCAATTGAGTTGGCACGCAGAGCGAAGCCGTCGAACACAAAAATTTGACCAGGGAGGAAAGTTTCCCCCGAAACAGCATCATTTTTGATGATCGAACGATCCATCGAGCCTTTctgtcgacgacacagtggaactctcaatgaaagcaccaatgtcggtgtcaaaaccagccgatctcgggtagggggtcccggactgtgcttctgaggatcgaaggtagtaGGAgacaaggggacacgatgtttacccaggttcaggccctcttaatggaggtaaaaccctacgtcatgcttgattgtatttgatgagtataggggttacaagagttgatccacctcgagatcgtaatggctaaaccctagatgtctagcctatatgaattccgatagcctctacagactaaccccttcggtttatatagataccggacgggcctagggttgtacatagtcggtttacaCAGAAAGGAAACTACGCATCCAGAcgccaaacttgccatccacgcaaaggagagtctcatccggacatgggGGAAGACCTTCTacattgtatcttcacggcccatcagtccggctcaCAACACACGGACCGGactctcgaggaccccttagttcaggactccctcaacgatagTAAGCTAGAACTAGCACGAGGCGAGTTGTAAACGAAGGCGACAAATGTTACAATCGACGTACGGTGAGCTAGAATGGGAGCCTCGATGTTGCAACCGTCATGGCGGCGAGCTGGAATTGAAACGCCCGATGTTGTAACCAGGCGCGGCAGATAAGCAACCGTAGTGGGGCGACGACGTCAAGCATCTGCGAGCGCTGGTGCAACCGATGGCAATTCGGCCATGAGCGCGTTGGGTGGCAATTTTTTTTGCGAGCGAAATAGCATTATGCTGGTGTGGAGCTAAGCAGGGGAGGTTAGGGAACACCTGCTTCTTGTTGACTTTTTTTTGTTATGGGGAGCCACCGATCCAATGGGCGTTACGCACTCAATCATGTGGTTGTTGTGCAACCGGCCGAGTTTTTGGCTGGCTGACCGGCGCGTTGCGTGGCCCTTGGCCCCGGCCCACGATGGGGCGGGACGcacctttttttatttctttttttttgctccttgtctatttttaaaaaaaatcataattttaAAACTAGTGTATTTCAGAAAAAAATGTTTCAAGAAATAATAAAATATTcgagaattcaaaaaatattcatgatcttGAAATGTGCAGGAAAAAATATAACTTCGTGGATTTGAACGTTCGAGTAGTAAAAAAATGTTCaggaaatcaaaaaatgttcatgattttttttttaaattgcatattAAAAAATGGAAAAAGGCCGTGAATTAGAACAAGTTTTTCGTGagttgaaaaaaatgttcatcaacattgttcacaatttcaaaaaatattcatgtattTGAAAATTTCCACTCTAATTTTTGAAAATTATTACTTAAAAACAGTTCGACGAATCAACAAATGTTCGTGAATTACAAATTTTGTTCCTGAATTTCAAATATAAATTCTCAATTGAAAGAAATAACCGAATAAAAACGTTGACACCATTCGAAAAAATATTCAAGAGTTAgaaaagtgttcatgaatttaTAAAATTTGTtggtgaattcaaaaaatgttcattatttcaaAAAATTCATTATTTCAAAAAACATATTTGCAATTTGAAGCAATGTTCATAAATTAAAAAAATAgtaaaaggaaagaagaaggaaagaggaagaaaagagggaaaaaggaaaagaataaaCAAACATGAAAAAAAAAAGCAAATCAACAAAGAAAGAATGAATGAATGAGAACAAAAACGAAAGGGAAGAACATAAATGAAAAAATCCAAAGAAAACACACCCAAAAAAATCGGTCTGTgaagcagctactttggcctgcccAAAAATACGTAACGAGGAGCGGGGTTTGCGTGTTTGGTCCCTATCCTGTGAGGTAGTAGCCGACGTGGCATGAACGGAACACTTGATAGGCCTAGCGTAGACTCGGGCATGGACAACCTAGCTCAGATAGCCTAGCCCGAAAGCCCGACATCTGGGTCGGGCTCTCGCTCTGCTTTTTTACGAGAAGCCTGGCCTGAAACCCGAAAATAAGCCTAAACAAAGCATAAATTATTATTTTATTAGAAATATAGGTATAATATATATTTTAAATACCGGCCCTAAAGACATATTTTAAATACTCAAAAAACATCATTTTAATAAAAAAGTTACTGTTCATCTATTTTGAGCTGGGCTGGGCAAGGCAACGGCTTGGGATTTTAATGTTGGGCTTTACAAAGCCCGACCGAAATCAAACCCGGCATGGAGAATGCCCAGGTTTAGCCTAGCCGCAGCGGTCATCATGCTGATGTCACTTTGATTTATTTTTCTTcacccttttattttttttattttaaatgCATATATTTCCAAAACATAAATTTAGTTAAGAATTCAAAACCAtgaatttgaaagaaaaaattaacaTAGTATAAAATTTGTTAGCACAGTTTTTAGAAAATGTGAAtaactttcaaaaaaaaatattCATGACAACGAACAAATGTTCCCGTGTTTCAACAAATATATGCGCAATTTTAAAAAATGGTTTATTCAATTAAAATAATAAATTAGAAATAGCCTTTGGTTTGCTGATCCAACTGAAAATCACAACCTTTGGTTTGTTGATTAGATTAAAAAATCCCCTAAAAAAGATTAGATTAGAAAATTAGCGCCACCGacgtcaaaaagaaaaaaaaacgcgcCTACTGTTGTTCCGAAAAGCATCGGATTGGATTTGGATAGAAGTTGCGCCAATCCGTCGAGCTGCGGATCCAAGAATCAGATTTAGTTTTTGCTTCGATAGATTTAAAGGGGACGACGCACCGGCGGGTTCGCAACCCTAGTTTTCGATCTGATCTTCCCCCGATCTTCGCCGCCCATCTTCCCAACTTCCCCCCATCTCGCGCACTCCGGCGAACATGGCAGCGATCATGGCGGCGCGCGGGCAGGGCCTGGAGCAAGATTTTGATTTCTTCGTGGTGGTCGACTTCGAGGCGACGTGCGTCAAAGACGCGCGGATCTTTCCCCAGGAAATCATCGAGTTCCCCGCCGTGCTCGTCGACGGCGCCACCGGCCGCATCGAGTCCGCGTTTCGCAGGTACGTTCGTCCAAAACATCACCCTGTGCTGACCCAGTTTTGCAGGGAACTCACCGGCATCCGGCAGGAGGACGTCGACGGCGGAGTGGATCTCGGCGACGCGCTCTGGCTGCACGACGCTTGGTTgaaggcggcgacggcgggggcagGGAACAAGAGACGCGTCCGCTTGGCCGTCGTGACCTGGGGTGACTGGGACTGCCGCACCATGCTCGAGTTCGAGTGCCGCTTCAAGGGCATCGAGAAGCCCTCCTACTTCGATCAGTGGATCAATCTGAGAGTCCCTTTCCAGGCGGCGTTCGGCGGCGGAGGGCGGGTCAACCTGCAGGAAGCGGTCCGGGCGGCGGGGCTGGACTGGGAGGGCCGCCTGCACTGCGGGCTGGACGACGCGCGCAACACCGCGCGGCTGCTTGCTGAGCTCATGCGGCGCGGGGTGAAGATCACCATCACCGGCtcgctggcgccgccgccgccgatgcagAAGCAGCCTGCTCGCACAAGCCCTTGCGGTGGCTCACCGGGGCTGGCGTCGGCGCCGCCGCCGATCCAGCAGCAGCCGCCTCGCACAGACCCTTTCGGTGGCTCGTTTGCGCTGGTGCCGGCGCCGATCCAGCAGCAGCTGCCGCAGCCTTACATGATCAGCCCCTGCGGTGGCCACTCTGCGACGTGCTTGTGCTACTGCGGGCTGGCGAGCAGAGGAGGCGTGATGCAGGGCAAGTGCTTCTCGGGATGCGCTAACTGGGCGCCGGCCATGGGAACCGTCTGCCCCTACTTCGCGTGGAGCAACTGAATGAGTGACCCACGGCATGAGACTGAGATTCAGAATCCAGTGTGGCTCAGTTGTTAGCCATCAGAATCAGATTCTTGTCTAGGTGTAAATTTGGTCTTTGAAATAGAACTTGACCAATGGGGCTATTCTTGATGTAATCGGTGTCTGAACTAGTATTATCAATAGAAATTTCGTTTTAGTTATGTAATCGGTGTCTGATTCTACTATACTCCTAGTCTAGTGTGATTGTTCACTGTAATTGGTGTCTGAATTACTATTATCAATACAAATTTCGTTTTAATTATTACTATTAATACAAGTTCGTTTTAATTATTACTATTAATACAAGATTCCTTTTTCTCTGGATTTCTTCAGTATTGAGCAACGGGCCAACGGTTCGCTTGCAAGTGAAATTGATAAATTTCTGATGAAGGCTGCAAAATTGATAAATTTCTGATGAAGGCTACAATTCCAATCGACAAAGCAAACTGTAAGTCATCATCCGATGAAGCCCCCTGCTCGTCCAAGGGGCTGCTCGCCGGGCAGCGCATCCATCACGTTGGCCAAAGACGCGGCGACAACGACCGATGCCGAGGAGAGGGATGCGGTGAACAAGGGAATGTTGACAACTTGCCATCTTGCCGCATATCACCATCATATAGGCAACATTATATCaagattggaaaataaaatagCCAACTGTCGATTTCTGAGATAATAGCTAACTCAAATAATTTGCTCCAACACAAATGCCAACGGTTGTCAAGCTCTTACATAAACGCCATACATTTTCAGTCACAAAACGAAAGCTTGGTCACAAGCACACCACAACCGTTGTTGCTGGCCAATCAAGCCTCCCCTCTGCAGACCAGCAGGTAGCATCACAGCCAAACACAAGGAAGGACTAACCAGTAACCATGGTTTGGGTGGGTCGGTTACAAGGTGCTCAAAGACTAGCAAAATCTACTGCCTACCGAGGGGAACAAGCTACTCTGCACTACCTAGCCCTTGGTTTCTACTGCAAGGGCTTTATCAACCACCTAGAGAAGTTGTCGCGGACCACCTGAAGTGCACCTTCAGGCCAATAAAACCAAGGTTGCTGTTAGCATCACACCAGCTGATGTGAATGTGCATAGGAATTTCACTTTGTTGTGCTGATGTGTTTCCTGATCATGTTCAAGGTCTCCATAACCTGTGAAAGCAAGACTACAATAAGTATCCGACAGAAACATCAAAATCATAATTTGTAAGGGTGCAAGAAAATCATGCTGTATCGATGGATGCCAGCAATTCCTACCACACTAGCATGATATGGAGCAATAGGTAATCCTAGACGAGAAAAATCCACTTTACAACCCTCAACTTGCCACTCGCTTAGGACTGAGAACCCAAAATCGGTATCCCACATCCTTAACTTGCCACTTGGTTCAGAAATCCACCCCCTTTTTGGTTTTGACTGCGTTGACTGCTGAGTCAGCCTGTGGGACCCACCCAAAAAATAAAAGCTCTCTCTGCCACCTGCTGCGACCTGGCTGCCGACCTGCAGTGGACATGCACCGTGGGTGCAGCCAGCAAAGTCGAGCAAGGAGCCAGTGCCAGCAGCTGCTCCAGCTCCTTTGCCATGGAAATGTTTGCTTGATGCGGCGTGCAAGTGCCTGACGAGGAGCGAGGCGTTGACGACGGTGCGAACCCAGCTGGGCGAGCAGGGTGCAGGTCTTGTCGCAGGCACCAGGTGCACGCCTgccagcttggtcggctttgacaagCTCCGCCGCCCCACGACCTCATTCTACGACCACCCCAGCTCCTCTGTCTATGTCCTTTCCTTTCTTAGGGATGTCGATGCACCCTTNNNNNNNNNNNNNNNNNNNNNNNNNNNNNNNNNNNNNNNNNNNNNNNNNNNNNNNNNNNNNNNNNNNNNNNNNNNNNNNNNNNNNNNNNNNNNNNNNNNNNNNNNNNNNNNNNNNNNNNNNNNNNNNNNNNNNNNNNNNNNNNNNNNNNNNNNNNNNNNNNNNNNNNNNNNNNNNNNNNNNNNNNNNNNNNNNNNNNNNNNNNNNNNNNNNNNNNNNNNNNNNNNNNNNNNNNNNNNNNNNNNNNNNNNNNNNNNNNNNNNNNNNNNNNNNNNNNNNNNNNNNNNNNNNNNNNNNNNNNNNNNNNNNNNNNNNNNNNNNNNNNNNNNNNNNNNNNNNNNNNNNNNNNNNNNNNNNNNNNNNNNNNNNNNNNNNNNNNNNNNNNNNNNNNNNNNNNNNNNNNNNNNNNNNNNNNNNNNNNNNNNNNNNNNNNNNNNNNNNNNNNNNNNNNNNNNNNNNNNNNNNNNNNNNNNNNNNNNNNNNNNNNNNNNNNNNNNNNNNNNNNNNNNNNNNNNCAACCTGCTCCTCCACATGCCGCGCAACGACGGCAGAGGCGCGCACAAAAACTCTAGGGAGCGCCATGGGCGATGCCCCAGCCTCCTACTTCCCCAGCAATCTCCGTACCCGGGGCAGCGCGGTCGATGGCAAGAATGGGCGAGTCGGGGGACCGGCGCAGGCAAGGCTCAGCCACCTTGACTGGAGTGCCACGGGCGAGGCCCCAACCTCCTCTACCTGGCTACCTCCCTGCCTGGAGCGGCAGGATCGACGACAGGAATCAGTGAGTCGTGGGATGGCGGGCGTGCATATTAGGGGCATGGCAACCACACCCATTTTCTCCTCATGCTTCCCACTAATTCAAACCGCACCCCTCTCCTCCAGCTCTGGCGGAAATCGCCGCTGCGTTTGCCGATGACCGTGTCAAACCTACGGTGAATCCCGGATCAATTCCCCACGCCTAGAGCTCCCTCTCCACCCGACTCAGCTGCTCCCCCTTCAATTGCAGGTCGGAGGCCTCCCCATGAGCGCAACGTCAACATGGCCGGTAGCTGTTGTCGCCGGCGAGAGAGAATAGAGAGATATTTATTTTTCTTTGATTTTTgggtgggtcccacatgtaaggAGGGTTCAACGTGGTCAAACCCAATCAAAACCAGCCAACATGGTTAAAACCGAGTGGGGGGTCAGGGTGTGGGACAACCGGTTTTGAAGTTCAGGGTTGAATCCTAAACCGAGTAAGTTGAGGGTTGTAATGTGGACTTTTCTGATCCTAGACATGCCCTCAAATTGCACGCAAAGAGCAAATTCATTAATGAAGAAACAAACCAGCAAAATTTGATTGGAATTTCTATTACCATCCATGTTATATGAATTCGTGCTTTTAGCAAACTGTTTTGGTCAACTGCAAACAGAGATGGACTAATTATCGAGAGTTACCCCAGAATAGTGTTGCAAAACTGGAGAATAGTGGTCGAGCGCAATATAAATTTTTGCAAGAAGATCCGTTAAGGCCTCAACTTCATCGCCAAGTAAATCCACCTGCAGAAAAATTCAGAAATCACAACTCAATACATCACTCGCCTCCCACTTTAGGGCATTATCAAGGTTATAACCTTGTTGCATTTTGCACGCAAAGCAATATACATGGAACAGAAGCAATAAAGTATACTAGTCGTTACGATCTGAAATTATATTTACCTCGAGCTCAGCCTTTTGAAGATTAGATCCTCTTGTCTCAGATATCTCCTTGTATCGCAATGCCTTTCTTTTTAAAAGATTGCCTTCTTTCGTGAGGTGTTTACATTGGTCTTTCAGTAAACAGAACCTGCGCAAGAAAAGGACACCATCCTTATTCACAGAAATAGAACacagaatagccataagtactgtGAACTATAAAGGTAATCATATGGCAAGATTAGTTAAGATAAAATTAATTATCAGCAAGTAATCTAGTTTTCACAAAAATAAACAGGTATCCCCAGTACTGAATGCAATGCAAATACAAGCACCTTGATTCACTGTGCTGAATTTTGTTTGCAATGATAGTTTGTTGATCTGTAATCAGATTCTCAAACTCTCTCATAGATTCAACAAGACTTGTCATGCGTTCTTTGAACTCCTTTTCTTTATAAATGGTTGATGTGAATATTTTCTCCTTATCTTGGATGACGTTACGTAAATATTGATTTTGTTTCTCCGCCTCCTTTAGAGAGTCTGCAGCATTTCTAAATCTGTGGAGCAACTCACTGGAAATGATCTCATTTTGACGTACATCCTCCATAGCTTGCTCCAGCCTGCCAGCAATCATATCAAACTCCTTGTTTTTTTCAGATATACAAGAGTCTTGCTTGTCGACTCTGACTGTAAGTAAATCAAGTCGATGGGATAATAAATCCATATGACCCTTCATTGCTCCCAGTTCGATCTGACACGCCTCTTTTTCCCTCACTACTTTACTGAAAGAGTCAACAGCTCGCTTCAGTTTCTCAATCTCTTGCTTCTGTAGAGTCGATACCGCTTCAGAGcagctcctttcctcattgaactttAACAATGCAGAGTTGAGGTTTAACAGCGCTTCTGCTACAGCTTCATTCTGAATGACTGAacaaatgtcttgcttcatgttatacTCCATCTCATTACCATGCAACCGTATTTCTATTTCGTTAACGAACTCTCTTAGTACAATCATCTCCATCTCTTCTCTAATGATGGTTGCCATCCTGGCGTCTTCAATATCAGATTCTAACATTCCAATTTTCTCTGCATGATCTGGCTCTATGGGTGTAGTGTGTGATGCCTGGATGGGAAAAGCACATGCTTCTACTTGATTATTAGTAGCAGCACAATGTATTGGCTGGATTTCAGAATCTAAGGCATTGCTCTTGTCGTGTTGGCCAGCAAATGTTTCTGCCTTGATGCCAGAAGTGGTTCTCTTATTATTCTCCAAGAGAAGGCCATCTAATCTTGCCATAACTTCCCCGATTTTCTTTCTAATTTGCTCGAATTCTTTGTTATTCCGTAAATGCCATGGGTTGGATCCTTCCTTTTTTAGCAGTTTTCGCTTTAGTGCGAATATCTCTTCTGTCTTCTCTTGCACGACCTTATCATGCTGCCTTTTCATATGATTCATCTCTTTATTAAAATGGGCTATCAAAGCATCCTGATCC
The Triticum dicoccoides isolate Atlit2015 ecotype Zavitan chromosome 3A, WEW_v2.0, whole genome shotgun sequence genome window above contains:
- the LOC119267757 gene encoding ERI1 exoribonuclease 2-like; amino-acid sequence: MAAIMAARGQGLEQDFDFFVVVDFEATCVKDARIFPQEIIEFPAVLVDGATGRIESAFRRYVRPKHHPVLTQFCRELTGIRQEDVDGGVDLGDALWLHDAWLKAATAGAGNKRRVRLAVVTWGDWDCRTMLEFECRFKGIEKPSYFDQWINLRVPFQAAFGGGGRVNLQEAVRAAGLDWEGRLHCGLDDARNTARLLAELMRRGVKITITGSLAPPPPMQKQPARTSPCGGSPGLASAPPPIQQQPPRTDPFGGSFALVPAPIQQQLPQPYMISPCGGHSATCLCYCGLASRGGVMQGKCFSGCANWAPAMGTVCPYFAWSN
- the LOC119267756 gene encoding WPP domain-associated protein-like isoform X1 codes for the protein MWPCSLDFLPFSSSVSFDLPSNPSLANMAESSDVPLSGTNGSAVVQAESLGVPLSDTNGSASVHGEESLDVPVSDTNGSATVQDECSSEGNELIIVDEMDSLWDDVNTMVDISTFVTYSVIKGFVKDAEQEIGQQLASKDEEITLLNQKLLQLGNGSLSLPEGRDRKYDEIYSIRQQLDAISKSLLNSEWGLLGSQYNSDGAEDVSKQRGKEQSCRNGTTKEDSPGVPPEEVFGDLSYLKHMDQDALIAHFNKEMNHMKRQHDKVVQEKTEEIFALKRKLLKKEGSNPWHLRNNKEFEQIRKKIGEVMARLDGLLLENNKRTTSGIKAETFAGQHDKSNALDSEIQPIHCAATNNQVEACAFPIQASHTTPIEPDHAEKIGMLESDIEDARMATIIREEMEMIVLREFVNEIEIRLHGNEMEYNMKQDICSVIQNEAVAEALLNLNSALLKFNEERSCSEAVSTLQKQEIEKLKRAVDSFSKVVREKEACQIELGAMKGHMDLLSHRLDLLTVRVDKQDSCISEKNKEFDMIAGRLEQAMEDVRQNEIISSELLHRFRNAADSLKEAEKQNQYLRNVIQDKEKIFTSTIYKEKEFKERMTSLVESMREFENLITDQQTIIANKIQHSESRFCLLKDQCKHLTKEGNLLKRKALRYKEISETRGSNLQKAELEVDLLGDEVEALTDLLAKIYIALDHYSPVLQHYSGVMETLNMIRKHISTTK
- the LOC119267756 gene encoding WPP domain-associated protein-like isoform X3; this translates as MAESSDVPLSGTNGSAVVQAESLGVPLSDTNGSASVHGEESLDVPVSDTNGSATVQDECSSEGNELIIVDEMDSLWDDVNTMVDISTFVTYSVIKGFVKDAEQEIGQQLASKDEEITLLNQKLLQLGNGSLSLPEGRDRKYDEIYSIRQQLDAISKSLLNSEWGLLGSQYNSDGAEDVSKQRGKEQSCRNGTTKEDSPGVPPEEVFGDLSYLKHMDQDALIAHFNKEMNHMKRQHDKVVQEKTEEIFALKRKLLKKEGSNPWHLRNNKEFEQIRKKIGEVMARLDGLLLENNKRTTSGIKAETFAGQHDKSNALDSEIQPIHCAATNNQVEACAFPIQASHTTPIEPDHAEKIGMLESDIEDARMATIIREEMEMIVLREFVNEIEIRLHGNEMEYNMKQDICSVIQNEAVAEALLNLNSALLKFNEERSCSEAVSTLQKQEIEKLKRAVDSFSKVVREKEACQIELGAMKGHMDLLSHRLDLLTVRVDKQDSCISEKNKEFDMIAGRLEQAMEDVRQNEIISSELLHRFRNAADSLKEAEKQNQYLRNVIQDKEKIFTSTIYKEKEFKERMTSLVESMREFENLITDQQTIIANKIQHSESRFCLLKDQCKHLTKEGNLLKRKALRYKEISETRGSNLQKAELEVDLLGDEVEALTDLLAKIYIALDHYSPVLQHYSGVMETLNMIRKHISTTK
- the LOC119267756 gene encoding WPP domain-associated protein-like isoform X2, encoding MVRSCDLPSNPSLANMAESSDVPLSGTNGSAVVQAESLGVPLSDTNGSASVHGEESLDVPVSDTNGSATVQDECSSEGNELIIVDEMDSLWDDVNTMVDISTFVTYSVIKGFVKDAEQEIGQQLASKDEEITLLNQKLLQLGNGSLSLPEGRDRKYDEIYSIRQQLDAISKSLLNSEWGLLGSQYNSDGAEDVSKQRGKEQSCRNGTTKEDSPGVPPEEVFGDLSYLKHMDQDALIAHFNKEMNHMKRQHDKVVQEKTEEIFALKRKLLKKEGSNPWHLRNNKEFEQIRKKIGEVMARLDGLLLENNKRTTSGIKAETFAGQHDKSNALDSEIQPIHCAATNNQVEACAFPIQASHTTPIEPDHAEKIGMLESDIEDARMATIIREEMEMIVLREFVNEIEIRLHGNEMEYNMKQDICSVIQNEAVAEALLNLNSALLKFNEERSCSEAVSTLQKQEIEKLKRAVDSFSKVVREKEACQIELGAMKGHMDLLSHRLDLLTVRVDKQDSCISEKNKEFDMIAGRLEQAMEDVRQNEIISSELLHRFRNAADSLKEAEKQNQYLRNVIQDKEKIFTSTIYKEKEFKERMTSLVESMREFENLITDQQTIIANKIQHSESRFCLLKDQCKHLTKEGNLLKRKALRYKEISETRGSNLQKAELEVDLLGDEVEALTDLLAKIYIALDHYSPVLQHYSGVMETLNMIRKHISTTK